In Sporichthyaceae bacterium, a genomic segment contains:
- a CDS encoding TIGR03960 family B12-binding radical SAM protein, whose amino-acid sequence MPVESLFPRLEPLLARVQKPVQYIGGELNSVVSDWESAQVRWCLMYPDAYEVGLPNQGVQILYEVLNERDGVLAERTYAVWPDLELLMRAHGVPQFTVDAHRPVAAFDVLGVSFSTELGYTNMLNALDLAGIPLHARDRGAEHPLVIAGGHAAFNPEPIADFLDAAVLGDGEEIALAVTEVVREWKAEGSPGGRDEVLFRLAASGGVYVPRFYDVSYHADGALAAVVPNRPGVPARITKHTVMDLDSWPYPRKLLVPLAETVHERFSVEIFRGCTRGCRFCQAGMITRPVRERSITSIGEMVREGLANTGFEEVGLLSLSSADHSEIGDIAKGLADRYENDKIGLSLPSTRVDAFNVTLAEELTRNGRRSGLTFAPEGGSERMRKVINKMVTEEDLIRTVRTAYEHGWRQVKLYFMCGLPTETDSDVLQIADLAREVIKAGREVTGSRDIRCTVSIGGFVPKPQTPFQWAAQLDHETTDARLRKLREVLRNDRQYGKAIGFRYHDGKPGIVEGLLSRGDRRVGAVIEAVWRDGGRFDGWSEHFSFDQWMEAAHWALAGTGVDVDWYTTRERGKDEILPWDHLDAGLDRDWLWQDWLDSINPKGAEVEDCRWEGCYDCGVCGELGTAIQIGPTGRALLPLSVL is encoded by the coding sequence ATGCCCGTGGAGTCGCTGTTTCCCCGCCTGGAGCCCTTGCTGGCCCGGGTGCAGAAGCCGGTGCAGTACATCGGCGGGGAGCTGAACTCCGTGGTCTCCGACTGGGAGTCCGCGCAGGTCCGCTGGTGTCTGATGTACCCGGACGCGTACGAGGTAGGCCTGCCCAACCAGGGCGTGCAGATCCTCTACGAGGTGCTCAACGAGCGCGACGGGGTGCTCGCCGAACGCACTTACGCGGTGTGGCCCGACCTGGAGCTGCTGATGCGCGCACACGGCGTGCCGCAGTTCACCGTGGACGCGCACCGGCCGGTGGCCGCCTTCGACGTTCTCGGCGTCAGCTTCTCCACCGAGTTGGGCTACACGAACATGCTCAACGCGCTGGACCTGGCCGGAATCCCCCTGCACGCACGCGATCGCGGCGCCGAACACCCGCTGGTGATCGCGGGCGGACACGCGGCATTCAACCCCGAACCGATCGCCGATTTCCTCGACGCCGCGGTGCTCGGCGACGGGGAGGAGATCGCGCTGGCCGTCACCGAGGTGGTCCGGGAATGGAAGGCCGAGGGCAGCCCGGGGGGCCGGGATGAGGTGCTGTTCCGCCTGGCCGCGAGCGGCGGGGTGTACGTGCCGCGCTTCTACGACGTGAGCTATCACGCCGACGGCGCGCTGGCCGCGGTCGTCCCGAACCGGCCCGGCGTACCCGCGCGGATCACCAAGCACACCGTGATGGACCTGGACTCCTGGCCGTACCCGCGCAAGCTGCTGGTGCCGCTGGCCGAGACCGTGCACGAGCGGTTCAGCGTGGAGATCTTCCGCGGCTGCACCCGGGGCTGCCGGTTCTGCCAGGCGGGCATGATCACCCGTCCGGTCCGCGAGCGCAGCATCACCTCGATCGGCGAGATGGTGCGCGAGGGTCTGGCCAACACCGGCTTCGAGGAGGTCGGTCTGCTGTCGCTGTCCTCGGCCGACCACTCCGAGATCGGTGACATCGCCAAAGGCCTGGCCGACCGCTACGAGAACGACAAGATCGGGCTGTCGCTGCCCTCCACCCGGGTCGACGCGTTCAACGTCACCCTGGCCGAGGAGCTGACCCGCAACGGCCGCCGCTCCGGCCTGACCTTCGCCCCCGAGGGCGGCTCCGAGCGGATGCGCAAGGTGATCAACAAAATGGTCACCGAGGAGGACCTGATCCGCACCGTGCGCACCGCCTACGAGCACGGCTGGCGGCAGGTGAAGCTCTACTTCATGTGCGGTCTGCCCACCGAGACCGACTCCGACGTGCTGCAGATCGCCGACCTGGCCCGCGAGGTGATCAAGGCCGGCCGCGAGGTCACCGGCAGCCGGGACATCCGCTGCACGGTGTCCATCGGCGGGTTCGTGCCCAAGCCGCAGACCCCGTTCCAGTGGGCCGCCCAACTCGACCACGAGACCACCGACGCGCGGCTGCGCAAGCTGCGCGAGGTGCTGCGCAACGACCGGCAGTACGGCAAGGCCATCGGCTTCCGCTACCACGACGGCAAACCCGGCATCGTCGAGGGACTGCTGTCCCGCGGCGACCGTCGGGTGGGCGCGGTGATCGAGGCCGTGTGGCGCGACGGCGGCCGCTTTGACGGCTGGAGCGAGCACTTCTCCTTCGACCAGTGGATGGAAGCCGCCCACTGGGCATTGGCCGGCACCGGGGTGGACGTCGACTGGTACACCACCCGCGAACGGGGAAAGGACGAGATCCTGCCCTGGGACCACCTCGACGCCGGCCTGGACCGCGACTGGCTCTGGCAGGACTGGCTGGACTCGATCAACCCGAAGGGTGCCGAGGTAGAGGACTGCCGCTGGGAGGGCTGCTACGACTGCGGCGTGTGCGGGGAGTTGGGCACCGCGATCCAGATCGGGCCCACGGGACGCGCGTTGCTCCCGCTCTCCGTCCTCTGA
- a CDS encoding TIGR03936 family radical SAM-associated protein, with amino-acid sequence MARTPEGPPPPPTVQRLRVHYAKRGRLRFTSHRDFQRALERALRRARVPIAYSAGFSPHPKVSYANAAPTGVASLAEYLELGLAERRDPKEVAAALDEALPEGFDVLEVLEAGGGSLADRLVASVWEVRLDEVALATAEQAIRAFLAAPVVEVERLTKNGVRRFDAREAVVLAQVLDDQGPFERGSEPGSVPCAILQLVVRHMTPAVRPDDVLSGLRLVADLMPPHPPRVTRLAQGPLDASSGEVHDPLAPDRSGDGSVA; translated from the coding sequence ATGGCCCGGACCCCGGAAGGACCGCCGCCACCGCCGACGGTCCAGCGGCTGCGGGTGCACTACGCCAAACGGGGGCGGTTGCGCTTCACCAGCCACCGGGACTTCCAACGCGCCCTCGAGCGGGCGCTGCGCCGGGCCCGGGTGCCGATCGCGTACTCCGCCGGCTTCAGCCCGCATCCGAAGGTGTCCTACGCCAACGCCGCGCCGACCGGGGTGGCCAGCCTGGCCGAGTACCTGGAGCTGGGTCTCGCCGAGCGGCGCGACCCCAAGGAGGTCGCGGCTGCGCTGGACGAGGCGCTGCCCGAGGGCTTCGACGTGCTCGAGGTGCTGGAGGCGGGCGGCGGGTCGCTGGCCGACCGACTGGTGGCCTCGGTCTGGGAGGTTCGGCTGGACGAGGTGGCCCTGGCCACCGCCGAGCAGGCCATTCGCGCGTTCCTGGCCGCCCCGGTGGTCGAGGTGGAGCGGCTGACCAAGAACGGTGTGCGCCGTTTCGACGCCCGGGAAGCCGTGGTTCTCGCTCAGGTTTTGGACGATCAAGGTCCGTTCGAGCGCGGCTCCGAACCGGGTTCGGTGCCCTGTGCGATACTTCAACTGGTCGTTCGCCACATGACACCGGCTGTTCGACCCGATGACGTCCTCTCCGGACTACGTCTGGTGGCTGACTTGATGCCGCCGCACCCCCCGCGGGTGACCCGGCTGGCGCAGGGGCCGCTGGATGCCAGTTCCGGCGAGGTGCACGACCCACTGGCTCCGGACCGATCCGGTGACGGATCGGTCGCTTGA